A window from Micromonospora terminaliae encodes these proteins:
- a CDS encoding YihY/virulence factor BrkB family protein, whose amino-acid sequence MAADESSARHGRDRTGPVGPDEGPDSPTDLSRTGWVATLKRTVREFQDDSLTDWAAALTYYGVLSIFPGMLVLVSVLGLLGTRATQGIKDTVDQAVPEESVQKIIESAIDQAGASGGLASLAAIIGVLAAFWSASGYVAAFMRASNSIYDVPEGRPIWKTLPIRLGVTAVIGVMLLISAVIVVFTGGLAEQAGNAIGLGSTAVTVWNIVKWPVLLVLVSLMFAILYWASPNARHGGFRWVSPGGILAVVIWLVISGLFALYVGNFASYNKTYGALAGVIVFLVWLWLSNIAILLGAEFDAELERSRAIAAGHPADEEPYVELRDDRKLKKKRNAASRR is encoded by the coding sequence ATGGCCGCCGACGAGTCTTCCGCCCGGCACGGGCGCGACCGCACCGGGCCGGTGGGCCCGGACGAGGGGCCGGACAGCCCCACCGACCTGTCCCGCACGGGCTGGGTGGCGACGCTCAAGCGCACGGTCCGGGAGTTCCAGGACGACAGCCTGACCGACTGGGCCGCCGCGCTCACCTACTACGGCGTGCTGTCGATCTTCCCGGGAATGCTGGTGCTGGTCTCCGTGCTCGGCCTGCTCGGGACTCGGGCGACCCAGGGGATCAAGGACACCGTGGACCAGGCGGTGCCCGAGGAGAGCGTCCAGAAGATCATCGAAAGCGCCATCGACCAGGCCGGCGCGTCCGGCGGGCTGGCCAGCCTCGCGGCGATCATCGGTGTGCTGGCCGCGTTCTGGTCGGCCTCGGGCTACGTCGCCGCCTTCATGCGCGCCTCGAACAGCATCTACGACGTGCCGGAGGGGCGGCCGATCTGGAAGACGCTGCCGATCCGGCTCGGCGTGACCGCCGTGATCGGCGTGATGCTGCTGATCAGTGCGGTGATCGTGGTCTTCACCGGTGGCCTCGCCGAGCAGGCGGGCAACGCCATCGGGCTGGGCTCGACCGCCGTCACGGTGTGGAACATCGTCAAGTGGCCGGTGCTGCTGGTGCTGGTCAGCCTGATGTTCGCGATCCTCTACTGGGCCTCGCCCAACGCCCGGCACGGCGGCTTCCGGTGGGTCAGCCCCGGCGGGATCCTGGCCGTGGTCATCTGGCTGGTCATCTCCGGCCTGTTCGCCCTCTACGTGGGCAATTTCGCCTCGTACAACAAGACCTACGGCGCGCTGGCCGGTGTGATCGTCTTCCTGGTCTGGCTCTGGCTCAGCAACATCGCCATCCTGCTGGGCGCGGAGTTCGACGCCGAGTTGGAGCGCAGCCGCGCCATCGCGGCCGGGCACCCGGCCGACGAGGAGCCGTACGTCGAGCTGCGCGACGACCGCAAGCTCAAGAAGAAGCGCAACGCCGCCAGCCGCCGCTGA